The Aestuariibaculum lutulentum genome segment AGAAAAGGAACGGTAGGATGAAACCCAATACGTTTGATTACTGGTTCTTTAATAATGTCTTCAATAAAACTGTGTTTATAATTTACCATTGTTAAAGCATCTATACTAAGTTCTTCAATAAAATCATTAATTTCTGAAGCTTTATTGGCATAGTCAGGCATCCAGTGGAAGCTATGCTCGTAATCGGCTAAAAGTGTTTTTAAGTGTTCTAAATTTTTTTCCTGATTTGCTGTTAATTTCTCTTCTACGTTAATGTGCACCACTCTAATTTTAGAGTTAAATAAATCGGCTAAATGTTTTATTGGCGCCAATTCCGTTTCACTATAAGCTCGATTAAAATCGGTAGGGAAAGCAACTTGTTTTGGCACATTAAAATCGTAATCTTCAGGTATAATTAAAACTGGGCAATCATGAATGTGATTTACTACTTGAATGGTATTGCTACCAAAGAAAAACTCTTTAGCACCAGATGCCCCTCTCGTTCCCATAATAATAAGATCTATGTCTTTTTGCTGAACAATTTTACGCATACAGGTAACTATATCTTCTGTTCCCTGAAGAAAGTGAAATTCATGATTGGCATTATGGTCGCAAGTTTCAACAAGTCTTTTTAGGTCTTCCATTTCTTTTTTACTATTACTTTTCATAGTATCTTTTAATTTACTGGAAAGACTACCATAAGAAGCTGTTTGAATGGTAACCGTATTTAAAATATAAAATGTACTAGGCTCATCGGCATACAACTTAAGAGCGTAAACAACTGCGTTCCAAGCATTGTCTGAAAAGTCTGTGGGTAATAGTATATTTTTCATGAGTAATTAGTTTTAAATATGTAGTAAAGTTAGAGAATGATATTTTTTTAAATTATGACAAATGTCATTCATCTTATTAAGATAATTCTAATTTCTCAAATTTTCAACATGAAAATTGTTAAATTGATTGAAATACAGTCTGTTTGTTAAACGGGATGTCCTGAAATGAAGTGTGAATGATATCATAAAAAAAAAGGATTCTTAAATTAGAATCCTTTTTTTTGACCTGAATTGCAGGTTTTACAACTTAACTAATTTAGCGAAGCCTGTATCGCCGGAATCATTTTTTATTTTAATCAGGTAAATGTTTTTAGATAAATAGGAAATGTCAATCTCAGTTCCTAAATCTATATTACCATTATATTGTTTAATAAGCTTACCTGTAATATCGTATATTTCCAGTTGTTGAACGTTTTGGTTTACCTTAAATGCGTTTGTAGCAGGGTTTGGAAATAATCTGAAATTCGTAGCATTTTCAATATTTGAAACAGATAATGTACTGCTTTGGTTTCCGTAAATTTTAAATTCACCCGGATTTAACTGAATACTCGTGGTTGCAGCATTTATTACACTGTTATCCATTAAATCGTACCATGTACCTGCATATGGGAAATTTGGATTAATAGCTTGCGTTGTAACATCAAAATTCGCAATAACAATTACGTTTTTTAGTTCAACACCACTGGTATTTTCATCACCTGTGTAAATGCTAATTCTAGGGGTTAGATTTCCTGAACTAATAGTATAGCTTCCTTCAAAAACAGGTTCGTTAGTTTTCAAATGGTTAATTCGTGCCCAATCATTATAAATTTGGTTTCGAGTAGCATTACCTAGCCAGTTATTCGTCCATTGTGGTTGAGGTTTGGTGTCCAGTTTACAATCTCCATCAGTAGCATCATCGGCAGTATTAACCGACCCGTTGTTACAGGTATAAATGGAGTTTTCCATGCCTAATTCGCCAAAGTGCCAGATCATTTTTGGTCCTGGAATGGTTAACGAGATGGCTCCTAATGCCGACATTCTTGATAATGCGGTTTCCAAATTTGTCACATCGTATTCAGCATTAATATTGCCATATTGAAGGTTTTTATACATTAAACGTTCTTCATCGTGGCTTTCGACATAACCTACTAATCTTGGGCTTGTATATCCTCTTGAAGTGTGTCCCATTTCTGTAATGTCTCCGGTATATCCCATGGTCAATTCGTTATACTGGTGATTTAAATTACCCCATAGCATGATACCTTTACCTTCATCAATTCTGTAGTTGGCCCATTCGGTTTCTTCATCTCTTGATGTTTTTCCATCGCTGTTGGCATCCCAGTCGGCACCCAAATGTTCAAAAATAACATAATGATCAGAGTCTAAACTCCAGCTATAGTCAGCATATTCTTTTAAAACTGCGACTCTGTCTGCGTTATAATCGTTAGTACATCCTTCATTATTTTCACAATTTTGGGTAAATCCTTTGGTTAAATCCCAGCGGATACCATCTATTTTAAAATCTTCAATCCAATGTTTTACCACGCGTTTGGCATATGTTTTTGTAAAACCGTTAGCATGATTAAAATCGGAACCTACATTATAGGAGTGTTTGGCCGTTTGATTAAAATATGGGTTTTCAGAACTCGGATCTCCCCAGCCATCACCATCGTTATCCTGCATCCATAATCGAACCATAGGGTTTCTTCCAAAAGCATGATTTAAGGCAAGATCTAAAATAACAGCAATACCGTTTTGATGACAGGTGTCTATAAGTTCTTTAAACTTTTCTTCTGTACCGTAAAATTTATCTAAAGCCATATGAAACGCGGTGTTATAACCCCAACTTTCGTTGCCTTCAAATTCCATGACAGGCATAAGTTCAATGGCATTAATATTTAGGTTTTTGAAATAATCGATGCGATCAATAATATCCTGAAAAGATTTGTTTGCATCAAAATCACGAACCAGAACTTCATAAATAATTAAATCTTCTTTTTTAGGTTTCGAAAAATTGCTGACCTGCCAGTTGTAATCGGTTTGTCCGGTCTGTAAAACCGTAACTTCACGTTCCTGTCCTTGTGGATACTCCGGTAAATTCGGGTAGGAACTTGCCGGGATATAAGGATCATCAAAAGGAGATAGAACCAATGTAGAATATGGGTCTGCAGTTTTTACCAATACAGGTGAATTTGCTAAGGGTGTCTTATCAACCGCCCAGTATTGGTAGGTTTCAATCTGTTGGGGTGTTAAACCTGATAATGTAATCCAGAATTTACTGTTGCGCGAAGGATCGCGTTTCATAGCATATGTAGCATCGGGTTGCCAGTTATTAAAGCTGCCGGCAACATATACAAAATCTTTTCCTGGAGCATAAAGTACTAGGGTTACTTTGGTATTATCGCTTTCGTCGTAGGTAATGCCGTCTTGGTAGGTTTCAGGCATAATTTCTGAAACGGTAACAGGGTCTAAAATGGCTGTAAATGATTTGGTTTTAGTTTCTCCGGAAAAGGTAACTTCCAACGAATAATTTGTGTTTTCAGTAAAATTTGTATGGGTAAAAGTATAAGAAGAAATACCATTTTGAGTATCGATAGTAACATTGTTGGCTTTTAGAACATAGTCGGCGTTTCCTCCTGTATTACTGGCTGCAATAGATAAATTATCTCCACTATTTAGTATTGATGTGCTGGATGATGGAGCTGTTAATGAGACAAGAAATGTTCCGACATTAATGGTTTCATCCTGAGATTGTTTTTGTTCTGTTCCATCTTTAGCTTTAATAAGAAAGCCTATTTGCCCTATACCTGTGCGGCTGTAAAATGTAGTAGGGGTAAAGGTAATTGTATATTCATCGGCAGTGGAGTTATATGTTAAGCGGTTGGATTCATTGGAATTATTCCAACTTCCGTTAGTTGGACAATCTTGTTGGTTTGACAAGTTTGTATCAAAAGACCATGCCCATAAATACAAAGCATTATCGGTAACCCCCCAGGCAGATTCGTCGATTGTAGCACCATCAAAAGTAATGGTAATGCTGTCGTCTTCATCAAAGGGATTTGGCGATAGGTTATAATCTACATTTTGTTTTTGAGCCTGACCAACAAAAAAAGATAAGAGTAGTGTTAATAGTATTAGTTTTTTCATTTTGTTTAAAGTTTAAACAAAAAGGGTTGCATAATTATACAATAACACAACCCTTTTATCATTACTTATAAATATGAATTAGTCACCATATTTTATCGTTTTCCTAAATAATATTTAGGACCTTCAGCATCATTGAAATCAATACTAATAACATAGTTTCCTGCGGTCACGACAATATTATTGTCCGGATCCTGATCTAGAATGTTATCCACATTGGCATCGCCATAATCTCCATTCCATGCATTATCAGGTCTGAATTTAATTAACCCATCAATTAGAGTTATGTTTTCTGCAAACCAAACTCCTGGTTGAATTTCCGTTAGGGCTGCATCAGATATAAATTCTTCAGCTGTTGCTGTATCTCCGTCATGGTCCCATTTGTCGCCACCCCAGTTGTTGTATCCTGATCCTACAACACCCCAAGTATTTGACTCCTGAATAGTATACGAGTTGTCTTTTAAATCTAAGGTTATTAAGTAATGCCCTTCAGTTACGGCAATGTTGTTGTCGCTATCCGAATCCAAAATACCATCTAAGTTAGCATCGCCAAAGTTTACAGACCAGGCATTATTCATTCTAAACTTAATTTCTCCATCAAATAATTTTACACTAGCTTTAAAAGTATCTGTAGTGTAATCATAATATAATTTAGCATCTGAAACCCCAGGAGTATTTCCCCAGTTATTAAAACCACTACCTACAATTCCCCAAGAGAATTCTTCTATAGTATATGAGTTGTCGTTTGTGTTAATGGTAATTTTATAATCACCTGCAGTAACCGCAATATTATTATCGGAATCAGCATCTAAAATACCATCCATATTAGCATCACCTAAGTCACCCGACCAAGTATTGTTTTCACGGAATTTAATTTCTCCATCAACTAGGTTCACATAAGAAACAATAACACCCGGTGTTGCTGTGGTATAGAATTTCCCATCGGCAAAGGCTCCCCAGTTATTGTAGCCCGAACCAACAACACCCCATGTAGAAACTTCGTAAGCGCTTCCACCAGTAACAGCCTCAGGTAATACAACATTTAAGGTTTGAGTTTCGGTGTAAACAGGTAATCCGCCATCGGTACCAGGTGAAGCCATTAGTCTAAAGTAAAGTTCCCCTGAATTTGGGTTATCTGTATTCGGATCGTTGTCAAGACCTGCAGCAGTGGCATAGGTTAACATATTTCCAATAGTGATAGAAAGCTCATTACCATCTGTAGTAGCAACAACCGTGGCATCTGTAAAATCTCCTGAAAGGGAGTTTTGTAATTCATATTCAATGTTGGTAGGAACTCCGAAATAGGCGTCCTCCCAAGTAAAACGTTCACCAATATTTTTAGAAGTAGCTGTAGTTAGCGTATATTCTTCTAAAAACATATTTGAAAAGCTTATACCTTCTTCAGGTACTTTAGCAACAAACACTAAATCGTCTTCCTGATCACAAGAAGTAAAGCCAATAGCGGCTAAAATTAAAAGCGATAAAAATTTTATATATTTCATAATAATTAGTTTAGTTTTTAATAACCTGGATTTTGGCTTAAGTTAGGATTGGCTTGTAATGCAGAAGATGGAATAGGGTATACATTATAAGTTGATGGAATAGAAGCACCATTTTTTACACCACCTTTCCAAGGCCATATATAAGAACTGCCTGTAAACATTCCAAAGCGGATTAAGTCGGTACGTCTGTGTCCTTCTAAATTTAGTTCTCTTCCTCTTTCATCAATTATAAAGTCCAGCGTTAAATCACCAGAAGAAACAGTGCTGGCATGAGAACGTGTTCTTACATCGTTTACATATCCAAGCGCGGTGCCCTTATCGGTTCCGGAAGCATCTCTTATAGCACATTCTGCATACATTAAATAAGCATCAGCCAGTCTGAATAACGGAAAGTCTGTACTTGAAAAGCTTGAAGCTAACGAACTTCCTGAGACATTAGTATTTCTGAATTTAACAGAAGGATAACCGTCTGTCCATTCTTTATAATCGTCCATTTCGTAGTTATGACCTTCTGTCCAGAATAATTTGGCTCTGTCGTCGGTTGAGGTTGCTAAATCTCCGTAAAGACCGTACCAGGCTTTTGTTGCTCTGTGACCTGCCCAACCATCGGTTGCGCCAAATTCTGCAAGTGGCATAGTGTCTGAGCTTAAGTTACCATTCACAATGTAAGTGGTATTACCATAACTCTGACTCACCTGAGAGTCTGCAATTAAAGGGAAAATGATTTCTGATGAGGTATTGTTGTCTGCAGAAAACAAGCTCACATAATTATTTACAAGTGTGTAATTACCTTCTGTAATCACTTTATTAGCATAAGTTGCAGCCTCAGCATATTTTGCAGTTCCAGTATAAACTTCTGCATTTAAATACAATTTAGCTAATAACATTTGAGCTGCACCTTTAGTCGCACGACCATAAGTGTTTTCAGATGATAGAAGTGGTTCGATAGCTAATAATTCCGCTTCAACATAATCAAATAATTCTTGTCTTGAAGCTTCCGGTAACGGATCGGTTTGTCCGTAATTTTCTTCAGTAGCTAAAACTCCTTTACCAAATACATCTATTAAATAGTAGTATGCTAAAGCTCTGATAAATCGAACTTCTGAAGTTATTACTTCCTTGTTTTCTACATCAACATTTGGTAGAATAGCTAACAGGTTGTTACATTGTGGAACGGTAAAGAAAATTCTGTTGTATAAATATCTGAAGAATTTATTTTCCGGAGTCCAGTCACTAGTTGTAGTTAATTGGTCTAAACCATTATCACCCCAACGGTTTTTCATGCCATCGGCAGCGAAATCCTGAAGGTTAACAATTCCCCTTAAAAAGGGAGATTCTCCAGCATTATCACTAATATCTGAACTCTCAGGACCATCTGCACCCGAAAGGGCAAACGAACCATAAAGGCGAGATAAAATACCTTCAACAGCTTTTGGATCTTGAGATAAGAGTTCTTCCAAAGACAACTCAATTAGTGGTTCGGTATCTAAATCGCTGGTACAACCAATATTTAGAGTACTAATAAAGACCAAACCAAGTAGTATTTTAAATATATTATTTTTCATTTTTTTCATAGTTTAAAAGTCAATATTCACACCTAAGTTGTAAACTGTTGCTCTAGGGTAAAAGTTATTATCTATTCCTAAAAAGTTCTCCGGATCTTGACCTGAGTAATTTGTGATTAGGAATGGATTATTTACAGCACCGTAGATTTTAAGGGTCGCATTTTTTATAACATTATTTAAAGTATGTGCCAATACAATGTTTTCACATCTTAGGAATGATGCACCTTCAATAAAATAATCTGAATATTGAACGGGATCTAAAATATCTGTGAATACCGGATTTGCAGTTCCATCAAAGAAGTTTAAGGCATTATTAAAGAAGGTACCATCTAACGATTTTACGTTTTGGATTTCACCATGAGTTAATCGTCTGGAATTGTAAATTTCTCCATCTAATTGTCCCCTGAAACTAGCAGTTAAATTCCAGTTTTTATAGTCCATGTTAATTCCGAAACCAAAGGTCCAGTTAGGTTGAATAGCTCTGTAGTATCTGTCGTCTTCAGTAATTCTTCCATCATCGTTTAAATCGACAAACGAACCAAGTATTGGGTTACCATCGGTATCGTAAACCTGTTTAAGTACCCAGGCAGAACCCGCTTGTTGTCCAACAGCATGGCGTAACAGAATGTTACCGGTACCAAACGATAAACCACCATCTTTAGCATTAATTTGCTGCGCTCCTT includes the following:
- a CDS encoding universal stress protein, coding for MKNILLPTDFSDNAWNAVVYALKLYADEPSTFYILNTVTIQTASYGSLSSKLKDTMKSNSKKEMEDLKRLVETCDHNANHEFHFLQGTEDIVTCMRKIVQQKDIDLIIMGTRGASGAKEFFFGSNTIQVVNHIHDCPVLIIPEDYDFNVPKQVAFPTDFNRAYSETELAPIKHLADLFNSKIRVVHINVEEKLTANQEKNLEHLKTLLADYEHSFHWMPDYANKASEINDFIEELSIDALTMVNYKHSFIEDIIKEPVIKRIGFHPTVPFLVIPK
- a CDS encoding alpha-amylase family glycosyl hydrolase produces the protein MKKLILLTLLLSFFVGQAQKQNVDYNLSPNPFDEDDSITITFDGATIDESAWGVTDNALYLWAWSFDTNLSNQQDCPTNGSWNNSNESNRLTYNSTADEYTITFTPTTFYSRTGIGQIGFLIKAKDGTEQKQSQDETINVGTFLVSLTAPSSSTSILNSGDNLSIAASNTGGNADYVLKANNVTIDTQNGISSYTFTHTNFTENTNYSLEVTFSGETKTKSFTAILDPVTVSEIMPETYQDGITYDESDNTKVTLVLYAPGKDFVYVAGSFNNWQPDATYAMKRDPSRNSKFWITLSGLTPQQIETYQYWAVDKTPLANSPVLVKTADPYSTLVLSPFDDPYIPASSYPNLPEYPQGQEREVTVLQTGQTDYNWQVSNFSKPKKEDLIIYEVLVRDFDANKSFQDIIDRIDYFKNLNINAIELMPVMEFEGNESWGYNTAFHMALDKFYGTEEKFKELIDTCHQNGIAVILDLALNHAFGRNPMVRLWMQDNDGDGWGDPSSENPYFNQTAKHSYNVGSDFNHANGFTKTYAKRVVKHWIEDFKIDGIRWDLTKGFTQNCENNEGCTNDYNADRVAVLKEYADYSWSLDSDHYVIFEHLGADWDANSDGKTSRDEETEWANYRIDEGKGIMLWGNLNHQYNELTMGYTGDITEMGHTSRGYTSPRLVGYVESHDEERLMYKNLQYGNINAEYDVTNLETALSRMSALGAISLTIPGPKMIWHFGELGMENSIYTCNNGSVNTADDATDGDCKLDTKPQPQWTNNWLGNATRNQIYNDWARINHLKTNEPVFEGSYTISSGNLTPRISIYTGDENTSGVELKNVIVIANFDVTTQAINPNFPYAGTWYDLMDNSVINAATTSIQLNPGEFKIYGNQSSTLSVSNIENATNFRLFPNPATNAFKVNQNVQQLEIYDITGKLIKQYNGNIDLGTEIDISYLSKNIYLIKIKNDSGDTGFAKLVKL
- a CDS encoding SusE domain-containing protein; protein product: MKYIKFLSLLILAAIGFTSCDQEDDLVFVAKVPEEGISFSNMFLEEYTLTTATSKNIGERFTWEDAYFGVPTNIEYELQNSLSGDFTDATVVATTDGNELSITIGNMLTYATAAGLDNDPNTDNPNSGELYFRLMASPGTDGGLPVYTETQTLNVVLPEAVTGGSAYEVSTWGVVGSGYNNWGAFADGKFYTTATPGVIVSYVNLVDGEIKFRENNTWSGDLGDANMDGILDADSDNNIAVTAGDYKITINTNDNSYTIEEFSWGIVGSGFNNWGNTPGVSDAKLYYDYTTDTFKASVKLFDGEIKFRMNNAWSVNFGDANLDGILDSDSDNNIAVTEGHYLITLDLKDNSYTIQESNTWGVVGSGYNNWGGDKWDHDGDTATAEEFISDAALTEIQPGVWFAENITLIDGLIKFRPDNAWNGDYGDANVDNILDQDPDNNIVVTAGNYVISIDFNDAEGPKYYLGKR
- a CDS encoding RagB/SusD family nutrient uptake outer membrane protein, translated to MKKMKNNIFKILLGLVFISTLNIGCTSDLDTEPLIELSLEELLSQDPKAVEGILSRLYGSFALSGADGPESSDISDNAGESPFLRGIVNLQDFAADGMKNRWGDNGLDQLTTTSDWTPENKFFRYLYNRIFFTVPQCNNLLAILPNVDVENKEVITSEVRFIRALAYYYLIDVFGKGVLATEENYGQTDPLPEASRQELFDYVEAELLAIEPLLSSENTYGRATKGAAQMLLAKLYLNAEVYTGTAKYAEAATYANKVITEGNYTLVNNYVSLFSADNNTSSEIIFPLIADSQVSQSYGNTTYIVNGNLSSDTMPLAEFGATDGWAGHRATKAWYGLYGDLATSTDDRAKLFWTEGHNYEMDDYKEWTDGYPSVKFRNTNVSGSSLASSFSSTDFPLFRLADAYLMYAECAIRDASGTDKGTALGYVNDVRTRSHASTVSSGDLTLDFIIDERGRELNLEGHRRTDLIRFGMFTGSSYIWPWKGGVKNGASIPSTYNVYPIPSSALQANPNLSQNPGY